One segment of Paramormyrops kingsleyae isolate MSU_618 chromosome 8, PKINGS_0.4, whole genome shotgun sequence DNA contains the following:
- the LOC111854629 gene encoding homeobox protein Hox-C13a — MTTSLVLHPRWADTFMYVYEKSPNENNQNKNQTMEGLGGNCPASHCRDLISHPALGRHSGSIAPHQGAVYSDISSSDTGRQCPAPQTSSSATLGYGYPFGSPYYGCRLSHSHNVNLQQKPCSYHPPEKYAEPSGALPTEELSSRAKEFAFYPSFASSYQTVPGYLDMSVVPSISAHPEPRHEALIPMDGYQHWALSNGWDGQVYCSKEQTQSTHLWKSPFPDVVPLQPEVSSYRRGRKKRVPYTKIQLKELEKEYSASKFITKDKRRRISATTNLSERQVTIWFQNRRVKEKKFVCKSKTSAHMHPT; from the exons ATGACGACTTCACTGGTCCTGCATCCACGCTGGGCGGACACCTTTATGTACGTTTATGAAAAAAGCCCGAATGAAAATAATCAGAATAAAAACCAAACTATGGAGGGACTAGGTGGGAATTGCCCCGCTTCCCACTGCAGGGATCTGATCTCGCACCCAGCGCTTGGACGGCATTCTGGCAGCATTGCCCCTCACCAAGGCGCTGTGTACTCGGATATATCTTCTTCAGACACCGGGCGACAGTGTCCCGCTCCGCAAACTTCGTCCAGCGCAACGCTTGGATATGGCTACCCTTTCGGAAGCCCTTATTATGGGTGTAGGTTGTCTCATTCGCACAACGTGAACTTGCAGCAGAAGCCCTGCTCTTACCACCCGCCCGAGAAATACGCAGAACCCAGCGGCGCGCTACCCACTGAAGAACTATCTAGCAGGGCCAAAGAATTCGCCTTTTACCCGAGTTTTGCCAGCTCCTATCAGACTGTGCCGGGTTACTTAGACATGTCAGTGGTACCCAGTATTAGTGCACACCCGGAGCCCCGGCACGAGGCACTGATACCAATGGATGGCTACCAGCACTGGGCTCTTTCTAATGGCTGGGACGGGCAGGTGTATTGTTCCAAAGAACAAACTCAATCGACTCACCTCTGGAAGTCGCCGTTTCCAG ATGTGGTTCCATTACAACCAGAAGTCAGCAGTTATCGTAGAGGCCGCAAGAAACGCGTCCCATATACCAAGATTCAACTGAAGGAGCTGGAAAAAGAATATTCCGCCAGCAAATTCATCACCAAAGACAAAAGACGCCGCATCTCAGCCACAACCAACCTCTCCGAACGTCAGGTTACCATTTGGTTCCAGAATCGTCGGGTGAAAGAGAAGAAATTTGTCTGCAAATCTAAAACCAGTGCCCACATGCACCCTACCTGA